A single window of Pectobacterium parmentieri DNA harbors:
- the rsmC gene encoding 16S rRNA (guanine(1207)-N(2))-methyltransferase RsmC: MSALTPASEVILRHSDEFLSRRVLFAGDLQDTLPAQFEAASVRVHCNQYHHWQQMVKPLGDNAQYGLVADVALVADSDTLIYYWPKSKQEAEFQLRNLLSLLPVGAEIFVVGENRSGVRSAEPVLSGFVELVKIDSARRCGLYHGRIDKQASFTLDDWWDEYVTEGVTVKTLPGVFSRDGLDPGSRLLLSTFEPHMKGKVLDIACGAGVLASVLAKQSPKIRLTLSDVSAAAVESGKATLAANELEGAVIASNVYSDIDGRFDVIVSNPPFHDGLQTSLQAAEMLIRGAVTHLPIGGQLRIVANAFLPYPALLDAAFGSHEVLAQTGRFKVYQATVGRPPRTGKGRR; encoded by the coding sequence ATGTCCGCATTAACCCCCGCCAGTGAAGTCATACTGCGCCATAGTGACGAATTTCTTTCACGCCGAGTTCTGTTTGCCGGTGATTTGCAGGATACCCTGCCCGCACAATTTGAGGCGGCGTCGGTACGTGTCCATTGCAACCAATATCACCACTGGCAACAGATGGTGAAGCCACTTGGGGATAACGCTCAATACGGTCTGGTCGCGGATGTGGCGCTGGTGGCGGATAGCGACACGCTGATTTATTACTGGCCGAAGAGCAAACAGGAAGCGGAATTCCAACTGCGTAATCTGCTGTCTTTGCTGCCAGTCGGCGCGGAGATCTTCGTGGTTGGAGAAAACCGCAGCGGCGTGCGCAGCGCCGAACCCGTGTTGTCTGGTTTCGTTGAACTGGTAAAAATCGATAGCGCGCGTCGCTGTGGGCTTTATCACGGTCGGATTGATAAGCAGGCCAGCTTCACGCTGGATGACTGGTGGGACGAGTATGTGACAGAAGGCGTTACTGTTAAAACGCTTCCGGGCGTCTTCAGTCGTGATGGCTTAGATCCGGGTAGCCGACTGCTGCTGTCTACGTTTGAACCGCATATGAAAGGCAAAGTGCTGGATATCGCCTGCGGTGCGGGCGTGCTGGCATCGGTACTGGCGAAACAGTCGCCGAAAATTCGCCTGACGCTGAGCGATGTCAGCGCTGCAGCGGTGGAGTCCGGCAAAGCTACGCTAGCGGCGAATGAGTTGGAAGGCGCGGTGATTGCGAGTAATGTCTATTCAGATATCGACGGTCGCTTCGATGTGATCGTATCTAATCCGCCGTTCCATGATGGCTTGCAGACGAGCCTGCAAGCCGCGGAAATGTTGATTCGTGGCGCGGTGACCCATTTACCGATTGGTGGACAGTTGCGCATTGTCGCTAATGCCTTCCTGCCTTATCCGGCGCTGTTAGATGCTGCGTTTGGTAGCCACGAAGTGCTGGCGCAAACCGGACGCTTCAAGGTGTATCAGGCCACCGTGGGTCGTCCGCCGCGTACCGGTAAAGGCCGTCGGTAA